A DNA window from Enterobacter asburiae contains the following coding sequences:
- a CDS encoding TolC family outer membrane protein, producing the protein MTILRKPMLRRFTAALAFISLAINTAFANSNQVGIAPVATTTLKESILFAIDRDPSISQQAAQLGIGQAQIDEARSGWMPQISLNGSTGHSQTTDSSGSLKNSAAWGLSLTQLLYDFGKTNNSISQSSAQRDSYRYQLMGTLSDVAEKTALSYVEVKRYSDLLQAAIDNVQALKNVEQLAKLRADAGVSSTSDELQTRTRIAGMQATVAQYRAALNSARARLAVLTGMQAEAYSPVPANLAVEPDSLNRIDYSLIPAVMAAQNMERSAQYGVETAKSQHWPTLSLKGGRTRYESDNRSYWDDQIQLNIDAPLYQGGAVSARVRQAEGARAMASSQVDQARFDVLQKASVAQADWTGARGRMEAGKQQLENALRARDVYKNEYTLSKRSINDLLSVEQDVWQATSAKIIAEYDGWSSAINYASAVDNLMPLIGIEKNAAAKLPDLS; encoded by the coding sequence ATGACGATATTACGAAAGCCTATGTTACGCCGATTTACAGCAGCACTGGCATTCATTTCATTAGCCATAAATACGGCTTTCGCCAATAGTAATCAGGTGGGTATTGCCCCGGTGGCAACCACAACCTTAAAAGAAAGTATTCTTTTTGCGATCGATCGCGATCCGTCAATTAGCCAGCAGGCCGCGCAATTAGGTATTGGCCAGGCACAAATAGATGAAGCGCGCAGCGGCTGGATGCCGCAAATATCGTTGAACGGAAGTACGGGGCACAGCCAGACCACCGATTCCAGCGGGTCGCTGAAGAATTCAGCCGCCTGGGGGCTGAGCCTGACGCAGCTGCTGTACGATTTTGGCAAGACCAATAACAGCATCAGCCAGTCCTCCGCCCAGCGCGATAGCTACCGCTATCAGCTGATGGGCACGCTTTCGGACGTGGCGGAAAAAACGGCGCTGAGCTACGTCGAGGTCAAACGCTATTCCGATCTGCTGCAGGCGGCAATAGATAACGTGCAGGCGCTCAAGAACGTCGAGCAGCTGGCAAAGCTTCGCGCAGACGCGGGCGTGAGTTCGACCTCCGATGAGCTTCAGACCCGCACGCGCATTGCCGGCATGCAGGCGACGGTCGCGCAGTATCGCGCCGCCTTAAACAGCGCGCGCGCCAGGCTTGCGGTATTAACCGGCATGCAGGCAGAGGCCTATTCGCCGGTGCCCGCGAATCTTGCCGTGGAGCCGGACTCGCTCAACCGCATCGATTATTCCCTGATACCGGCGGTGATGGCCGCGCAGAACATGGAACGCTCGGCTCAGTATGGCGTGGAAACGGCGAAGTCCCAGCACTGGCCTACGCTAAGCCTGAAGGGGGGGCGCACCCGTTATGAATCGGACAACCGTTCCTACTGGGACGACCAGATACAGCTCAATATCGACGCGCCGCTGTATCAGGGGGGCGCGGTTTCCGCGCGCGTTCGACAGGCGGAAGGCGCACGGGCCATGGCCTCCTCTCAGGTCGATCAGGCGCGTTTCGATGTCCTGCAAAAGGCCTCCGTCGCGCAGGCTGACTGGACCGGCGCGCGGGGACGAATGGAGGCGGGGAAGCAGCAGCTGGAAAATGCGCTGCGGGCCCGCGATGTTTATAAAAATGAATACACCCTGAGCAAGCGGAGCATTAACGATCTGCTCAGCGTTGAGCAGGATGTCTGGCAGGCCACCTCAGCGAAAATAATCGCCGAGTATGACGGCTGGAGTTCGGCAATTAATTATGCTTCCGCGGTTGATAATTTAATGCCGCTTATTGGAATAGAGAAAAACGCTGCCGCAAAATTACCCGACTTGAGTTAA
- a CDS encoding DeoR/GlpR family DNA-binding transcription regulator: MHKTARQRYVLDILSEQGQASITDLAEKLQVSADTIRRDLTDLENQGLAQKNHGGAIALNLSAMNRQGRNTLLPETKQRLGKQVAQQVPPGSTLFLDAGSTVMAVATFLQGPLTVITPSLDIAQHFSDREDVELILLGGKWDHKQRLFAGSATLSLLSRYRADIAILGACAIHAELGLSAGKEADAEVKRAMLDASHAHWIVADHLKINRCEPYLVSGLSSIQQLFLDRPWPELGDHSALQVTVCAN; this comes from the coding sequence ATGCACAAAACCGCTCGTCAACGCTACGTCCTGGATATCCTCAGCGAGCAAGGCCAGGCCAGCATCACCGACCTGGCTGAAAAGCTGCAGGTTTCGGCGGATACCATCCGTCGGGATCTGACCGACCTGGAAAACCAGGGCCTTGCGCAGAAGAACCACGGCGGCGCCATCGCGCTCAACCTCTCCGCCATGAACCGTCAGGGCCGCAATACGCTGCTGCCGGAGACCAAACAGCGCCTGGGTAAACAGGTCGCACAGCAGGTTCCACCAGGCTCCACCCTGTTTCTGGATGCCGGAAGCACGGTGATGGCCGTCGCCACCTTTCTTCAGGGTCCGCTCACCGTCATTACCCCCTCACTGGATATCGCCCAGCATTTTAGCGACCGGGAAGACGTTGAGCTGATCCTGCTCGGCGGGAAATGGGACCACAAGCAGCGACTGTTTGCCGGCAGCGCCACGCTGTCTTTGCTGTCCCGTTATCGGGCAGATATCGCCATTCTTGGGGCGTGCGCCATTCATGCCGAACTCGGTTTGAGCGCCGGTAAAGAAGCGGATGCCGAGGTGAAACGCGCGATGCTGGACGCAAGCCATGCGCACTGGATTGTCGCCGACCATCTGAAAATTAACCGCTGCGAACCGTATCTGGTTTCCGGGTTATCCAGCATTCAACAACTCTTTTTAGATCGTCCCTGGCCTGAGCTTGGGGACCATAGCGCACTGCAGGTTACGGTGTGCGCGAATTAA
- a CDS encoding oxidoreductase, producing MNKVQTINIALIGYGFVGKTFHAPLIQSVDGIKLAVVSSRDEEKVKRDLPDVQVVATPEEAIQHPDIDLVVIASPNATHAPLATLALNSGKHVVVDKPFTLDMQEARDLIALADEKQLLLSVFHNRRWDSDFLGIKQIIEQGTLGKVKHLESHIDRFRPEVRVRWREQNVPGSGLWFDLGPHLIDQTLQLFGLPESVQGNIATLRDGAEINDWAHVVLNYPEHKVILHASMLVAGGTARFSVHGDKGSVVKARIDQQEAQLLAGVIPGSETWGEDDDSMVFFGADVAPQTIPTPKGDQRQYYVNVRDALLGKITNPVHPVEALAVMAVLEAAVKSSETGSTQALALTAEERALLG from the coding sequence ATGAATAAAGTTCAAACAATCAACATTGCGCTGATCGGGTATGGATTTGTCGGTAAAACCTTCCATGCCCCGCTGATCCAGTCGGTGGACGGGATTAAGCTGGCCGTGGTCTCTTCTCGTGATGAAGAGAAGGTTAAACGCGATCTGCCGGATGTACAGGTAGTAGCGACACCGGAAGAGGCCATTCAGCATCCTGATATCGATCTGGTGGTGATTGCCTCCCCCAACGCCACGCACGCCCCGCTGGCGACGCTGGCCCTGAACTCGGGTAAACACGTGGTCGTCGATAAGCCTTTTACCCTCGACATGCAGGAAGCCCGCGACCTGATTGCGCTGGCGGATGAAAAGCAGCTGCTGCTCTCCGTCTTCCACAACCGCCGCTGGGACAGCGATTTCCTCGGCATTAAGCAGATTATTGAACAAGGCACGCTCGGCAAGGTTAAACACCTGGAATCGCACATCGACCGCTTCCGCCCGGAAGTGCGCGTGCGCTGGCGCGAGCAGAACGTCCCCGGGAGCGGTTTGTGGTTTGATCTGGGCCCTCACCTGATTGACCAGACGCTACAGCTCTTTGGACTGCCGGAGTCGGTTCAGGGGAATATCGCGACGCTGCGCGACGGCGCAGAAATTAACGACTGGGCGCACGTGGTCTTAAACTACCCGGAGCATAAGGTCATTCTGCACGCCAGCATGCTGGTTGCTGGCGGTACGGCGCGCTTTAGCGTCCACGGGGACAAGGGCAGCGTGGTGAAAGCCAGAATCGACCAGCAGGAAGCGCAGCTGCTCGCAGGGGTGATCCCCGGCAGTGAAACCTGGGGCGAAGACGACGACAGCATGGTGTTCTTTGGGGCCGACGTCGCACCGCAGACGATCCCAACCCCGAAAGGCGATCAGCGCCAGTATTACGTCAACGTACGTGATGCGCTGCTCGGGAAAATCACCAATCCTGTCCACCCTGTTGAGGCACTGGCGGTCATGGCCGTGCTGGAAGCGGCGGTGAAGTCGTCGGAGACGGGGTCAACGCAAGCGCTGGCGTTAACTGCCGAAGAGCGTGCGCTGCTGGGTTAA
- the cybB gene encoding cytochrome b561: protein MRNKYTSLQIGIHWLVFLLIIVAYCAMEFKGFFPRTARPAINMIHVSCGISILVLMVTRLLVRLKFRAPPIQPKPKAMVTGMSHLGHLVVYLLFIALPLIGIVMMYNRGSDWFAFGLAMPHAAESNFDLVDMLKEWHETLANLGYFVIGLHAAAALMHHYFWKDNTLLRMMPKKRQ from the coding sequence ATGCGCAATAAATATACAAGCCTGCAAATCGGCATCCACTGGCTGGTGTTTCTGTTAATCATCGTCGCCTACTGCGCCATGGAGTTCAAAGGTTTCTTCCCGCGCACCGCGCGTCCAGCGATCAATATGATCCACGTCTCGTGCGGTATCAGTATCCTGGTGCTGATGGTGACGCGTCTGCTGGTTCGCCTGAAATTCCGCGCGCCGCCGATTCAGCCAAAGCCAAAAGCGATGGTGACGGGGATGTCCCATCTGGGGCACCTGGTGGTGTATCTGCTGTTTATTGCGCTGCCGCTGATTGGCATTGTGATGATGTACAACCGGGGCAGCGACTGGTTTGCTTTCGGCCTGGCGATGCCGCATGCGGCGGAGTCCAATTTCGACCTGGTTGATATGTTGAAAGAGTGGCACGAGACGCTGGCGAACCTGGGCTACTTTGTGATTGGCCTGCACGCGGCGGCGGCGCTGATGCATCACTATTTCTGGAAAGATAATACTCTTCTGCGCATGATGCCGAAAAAGCGTCAGTAG
- the gap gene encoding type I glyceraldehyde-3-phosphate dehydrogenase, with protein sequence MSKIGINGFGRIGRLVLRRLLETQDSNTVVAINDLTSPKVLAYLLRHDSNYGGFPWSVDFTEDALIVDGKTIAVYAEKEAKHIPWKAAGVDIVVECTGFYTSEEKSRAHLDAGAKKVLISAPAGEMKTIVYSVNDDTIDASDTIISVASCTTNCLAPLAKALNDAFEIKVGTMTTIHAYTGTQALVDGPRGKDLRASRAAAENIIPHTTGAAKAIGLVIPALSGKLKGHAQRVPVKTGSVTELVAILGKKVTVEEINAALKKATQGNKSFGYTDEEIVSSDVIGSHYGSVFDATQTEVSEAGELQLVKAVAWYDNEYGFVTQLVRTLDKFAAL encoded by the coding sequence ATGAGTAAAATTGGCATTAACGGCTTTGGACGCATTGGGCGCCTTGTACTGCGTCGCCTTCTTGAAACCCAGGACAGCAATACCGTCGTCGCCATCAACGACCTCACCTCACCGAAAGTGCTGGCCTACCTGCTCAGGCATGATTCCAACTACGGTGGCTTCCCGTGGAGCGTCGATTTCACCGAGGATGCGCTGATTGTCGACGGTAAAACCATTGCGGTGTACGCCGAAAAAGAGGCGAAGCACATTCCGTGGAAAGCCGCAGGCGTGGATATCGTCGTGGAGTGCACCGGCTTTTATACCTCTGAAGAGAAATCACGGGCGCACCTGGACGCCGGCGCGAAGAAAGTGCTGATCTCTGCGCCTGCGGGCGAGATGAAAACCATCGTCTACAGCGTGAATGACGACACCATTGACGCCAGTGACACCATTATTTCCGTCGCATCCTGCACCACCAACTGCCTCGCCCCGCTGGCGAAAGCCCTGAACGATGCGTTTGAAATAAAAGTGGGCACCATGACCACCATTCATGCCTATACCGGTACGCAGGCGCTGGTGGATGGCCCGCGCGGGAAAGACCTTCGCGCCTCGCGGGCGGCGGCAGAGAATATCATTCCCCACACTACCGGTGCGGCAAAGGCCATCGGTCTGGTGATCCCTGCGCTCAGCGGCAAGCTGAAGGGCCACGCGCAGCGCGTGCCGGTAAAGACGGGTTCAGTCACCGAGCTGGTGGCGATTCTGGGCAAGAAAGTGACCGTTGAGGAGATCAACGCCGCGCTGAAAAAGGCGACGCAGGGCAATAAATCGTTCGGGTATACCGACGAAGAGATTGTGTCGTCCGATGTGATTGGCTCGCATTATGGTTCGGTGTTTGACGCCACGCAGACGGAGGTGTCAGAAGCGGGAGAGCTGCAGCTGGTGAAAGCGGTAGCCTGGTATGACAACGAGTACGGTTTCGTGACGCAGCTGGTGCGGACGCTGGATAAGTTTGCGGCGCTGTGA
- a CDS encoding YdcF family protein, which produces MEQPHFPILPDATLAAINTVGEWLAQDDLSDSRQPPDIDAVILAGNAVIPTIEAACRIAAQRDIPLLISGGIGHSTAFLYSAIGSHPRYHTLPVEGRAEASILADIAREFWQIPDARLWIEDRSTNCGENARFSWNMLKQHERATGRVLVVQDPTMQRRTMATFARVCRDEPVSPQWISHPGFTPTLHNGEEGVEFSAGNSGLWPVDRYLSLVLGELPRLYDDVNGYGPAGRDFIAHVEFPDAVIAAWEQLQQDPVLADALSRRSI; this is translated from the coding sequence ATGGAACAGCCCCATTTTCCCATCCTGCCGGATGCCACGCTGGCGGCCATCAATACTGTCGGTGAATGGCTGGCGCAGGACGACCTGAGCGACAGCCGCCAGCCCCCGGACATCGATGCGGTGATCCTGGCAGGAAACGCGGTGATCCCGACCATTGAGGCGGCCTGCCGTATTGCCGCGCAGAGAGACATCCCGCTCCTGATTAGCGGCGGTATTGGTCATTCAACCGCGTTTTTATATTCAGCTATCGGCAGTCATCCGCGTTATCACACCTTGCCCGTCGAAGGGCGGGCGGAAGCGAGCATTCTTGCCGACATTGCGCGGGAGTTCTGGCAGATCCCCGATGCGCGCCTGTGGATTGAAGATCGCTCCACCAACTGCGGTGAGAACGCGCGTTTTAGCTGGAATATGCTAAAACAGCATGAGCGAGCAACCGGGCGGGTGCTGGTGGTACAGGACCCGACGATGCAGCGCCGTACGATGGCGACGTTTGCCCGCGTGTGTCGGGATGAGCCCGTGTCACCGCAGTGGATAAGCCATCCCGGGTTTACGCCAACGCTGCACAATGGCGAAGAGGGCGTGGAGTTTAGCGCGGGCAATAGCGGACTGTGGCCCGTTGACCGCTACCTTTCACTGGTTCTGGGGGAACTGCCGCGTTTGTATGATGACGTTAACGGCTATGGTCCGGCCGGGCGGGATTTTATCGCGCACGTTGAATTCCCGGATGCTGTGATTGCCGCATGGGAACAGTTACAGCAGGACCCGGTTCTCGCGGATGCGTTGTCCAGGCGCTCGATTTAA